In Nocardioides sp., the following proteins share a genomic window:
- a CDS encoding YceD family protein yields MNRLDPRAPLVLDTRELGRRPGSSRQVSRTVPAPADLGIEVLAVPQDAPVELDLRLEAVMEGVLLSGTATAELAGECVRCLEPIRDEVVVDLQELFVYPDQQDSARDHGDHELADETSRLQDDLLDLEPLLRDAVVLALPFQPLCADDCPGLCIECGARLADDPDHTHGEAIDPRWASLAALQQDPEAEKS; encoded by the coding sequence CTCGTGCTCGACACTCGCGAGCTCGGCCGCCGCCCGGGGTCGTCGCGTCAAGTGTCACGGACCGTGCCGGCCCCAGCAGATCTTGGTATCGAAGTCCTCGCTGTCCCCCAAGATGCGCCGGTCGAACTCGACCTGCGTCTCGAAGCGGTGATGGAGGGGGTGCTGCTGAGCGGCACGGCGACAGCCGAGCTCGCAGGGGAGTGCGTACGGTGCCTGGAGCCGATCCGCGACGAAGTCGTGGTCGACCTGCAGGAACTCTTCGTCTATCCCGATCAGCAGGACTCGGCTCGTGATCACGGAGATCACGAGTTGGCCGACGAGACCAGCCGGCTCCAGGACGACCTGCTCGACCTGGAACCCTTGTTGCGGGACGCGGTGGTGCTTGCACTGCCATTCCAGCCGTTGTGTGCCGACGACTGTCCGGGACTGTGCATCGAATGTGGTGCACGGCTCGCGGACGATCCGGACCACACGCACGGTGAGGCGATCGATCCGCGCTGGGCCTCCCTGGCGGCACTTCAGCAGGACCCCGAAGCAGAGAAGTCTTAA
- the rnc gene encoding ribonuclease III, whose product MDPELLERALTHRSYAYENGGIPTNERLEFLGDSVLGVVVTETLYLTHEDLSEGQLAKLRAAVVNARALAEVAVRIGLGRHIKLGRGEEATGGREKASILSDTVEAVIGAVHLSGGIEASGPVVHLLFDPLMETAASLGAGLDWKTSLQELTASRGLGVPEYVIAAEGPDHLKVFTAQVRVLDDLYGHGVGRSKKEAEQLAASTAYAELAAVPGEPVAPATDA is encoded by the coding sequence TTGGATCCCGAGCTGCTCGAACGCGCCCTGACGCACCGGTCGTACGCCTATGAGAACGGCGGCATCCCGACCAACGAACGTCTGGAATTCCTCGGGGACTCGGTGCTCGGCGTCGTCGTCACCGAGACGCTCTATCTGACCCACGAGGACCTGTCCGAGGGTCAGTTGGCCAAGTTGCGCGCAGCCGTGGTCAACGCGAGGGCCTTGGCCGAGGTCGCGGTCCGGATCGGCCTGGGCCGCCACATCAAGTTGGGCCGGGGCGAAGAGGCGACGGGCGGTCGCGAGAAGGCGTCCATCCTCTCCGACACCGTCGAGGCCGTCATCGGAGCGGTTCACCTCTCCGGCGGCATCGAGGCGTCGGGGCCGGTCGTACACCTGCTCTTCGACCCGTTGATGGAGACGGCTGCCAGTCTCGGGGCGGGGTTGGACTGGAAGACCTCGCTTCAGGAACTGACCGCGTCGCGTGGGTTGGGTGTGCCGGAGTACGTGATCGCGGCCGAAGGCCCCGACCACCTCAAGGTCTTCACTGCGCAGGTCCGGGTGCTCGACGACTTGTATGGCCATGGGGTCGGGCGCTCCAAGAAGGAGGCCGAGCAGTTGGCGGCCTCCACTGCTTATGCCGAGTTGGCGGCTGTGCCCGGCGAGCCGGTCGCGCCGGCCACCGATGCCTGA
- the mutM gene encoding bifunctional DNA-formamidopyrimidine glycosylase/DNA-(apurinic or apyrimidinic site) lyase, with product MPELPEVEVVRAGLERHVVDREIESVQVLHPRLVRRDLLGPEGFALALIGRRFVAARRRGKYLWLPLDNDDALLGHLGMSGQMLVQPAGAPDERHLRVRFGLGALELRFVDQRMFGGLLFSAGGAELPREISHIARDPLDPEFDEGEFVRRVRASDSAIKRQLLNQSLISGVGNIHADEALWRAGIHGERAGSRLSRKQVLKLLGHARDVMGQALGEGGTSFDALYVNVNGESGYFDRSLKAYGQEGLECERCGAPIRRIAFMNRSSYFCPRCQPRPRSPR from the coding sequence ATGCCTGAACTTCCCGAGGTCGAGGTCGTCCGAGCCGGTCTCGAGCGTCACGTCGTCGACCGCGAGATCGAGTCGGTGCAGGTCCTGCACCCTCGACTCGTACGCCGTGATCTGCTCGGGCCAGAGGGGTTCGCGCTGGCGTTGATCGGCCGGCGATTCGTCGCGGCCCGGCGCCGAGGCAAATATCTGTGGCTGCCGCTGGACAACGACGATGCCCTGCTCGGCCACCTGGGCATGAGCGGGCAGATGCTCGTCCAACCGGCCGGTGCGCCCGACGAACGCCACTTGCGGGTGCGCTTCGGACTTGGTGCGTTGGAGCTGCGTTTCGTTGATCAGCGCATGTTCGGCGGCTTGCTGTTCTCCGCTGGAGGCGCCGAGTTGCCAAGGGAGATCTCGCATATCGCGCGTGACCCGCTCGACCCCGAGTTCGACGAGGGGGAATTCGTACGGCGCGTGCGCGCCAGCGATTCAGCGATCAAGCGGCAACTGCTCAACCAGAGCTTGATCTCGGGCGTCGGCAATATCCATGCCGATGAGGCCTTGTGGCGTGCTGGCATCCACGGCGAGCGTGCCGGATCGCGATTGTCACGAAAGCAGGTGCTGAAGCTGCTTGGTCATGCACGCGACGTGATGGGTCAAGCGCTCGGTGAGGGCGGCACCTCGTTCGACGCGCTTTATGTCAACGTCAACGGAGAGTCGGGGTACTTCGATCGCTCGCTGAAGGCGTACGGCCAGGAGGGGCTGGAGTGCGAGCGTTGCGGCGCGCCGATTCGCCGGATCGCGTTCATGAACCGGTCGTCCTACTTCTGCCCACGCTGCCAGCCACGACCTCGGTCGCCCCGGTAG
- the rpmF gene encoding 50S ribosomal protein L32 codes for MAVPKRKMSRSNTRHRRSQWKAVAPTLVTCANPACGAKHLPHRACGTCGQYGAKGERRQVI; via the coding sequence ATGGCAGTTCCGAAGCGGAAGATGTCGCGCAGCAACACGCGTCACCGTCGTTCGCAGTGGAAGGCCGTTGCGCCGACCCTGGTGACCTGCGCCAACCCCGCCTGCGGTGCCAAGCACCTGCCGCACCGTGCCTGTGGCACGTGTGGGCAGTACGGCGCCAAGGGCGAGCGCCGCCAGGTCATCTGA